One Ranitomeya variabilis isolate aRanVar5 chromosome 5, aRanVar5.hap1, whole genome shotgun sequence DNA window includes the following coding sequences:
- the LOC143774021 gene encoding E3 ubiquitin/ISG15 ligase TRIM25-like, translating into MASPDLKEELLCSICLSIFKDPVMLRCGHNFCRVCIDHVLDTQDGPGVYSCPECRKRFQMRPALMRNLKLHNITESFLITQPEQEEITGICCTYCVDSPVPAVRSCIHCEASLCDKHLRAHNKSPEHVLWDSSTSLGKRKCSVHKKILEYYCTEDAACICVYCSAGEHRGHRVEMLDEASKKKKKKLRNVLQKLTTKREVTEERVRSLEERWRKAQGKAAGEAERVTALCTDIRRRVDDLEKKVLSEISRQEKEESLSLSALIHQLEIKKDELSRKMRHIEELCNMTDPLTVLQDPDIGDLCDPEEEGGIEDTGGHDKQPHDGDDLDVAVISHTLHTLCEVISGIRSGIYVEDPVDILLDVTTAGINVLISDDLKTASWTEEKQKRPERAGRFQYNQVMSRRGFTSGRHYWDVKISRSGGWSVGMCYPSIDRRGRQSLFGDNNKSWSLGRYNNQYSVIHDSKVILLPDKISSYRVRIFLDYDAGQLSFYDLCDPIRHLYTFTAAFTEPLHAAFYVDFSLFLEDGWIRLCS; encoded by the coding sequence aggacgggcctggagtttattcctgtcctgaaTGTCGAAAAAGATTTCAGATGCGGCCGGCACTGATGAGGAACTTAAAACTCCATAATATCACAGAAAGTTTCCTGATTACTCAGCCAGAACAAgaggagatcaccgggatctgctgcacttactgtgtggactctcctgtacctgctgttagatcctgtatacactgtgaggcttctctgtgtgataaacacCTGAGAGCTCACAACAAATCACCAGAACACGTCTTATGGGATTCCAGCACTTCTCTGGGGaaaaggaaatgttctgtccataagaagatcctggaatattactgcacCGAGGACGCGGCTTGTATCTGTGTCTATTGTTCAGCAGGAGAACATCGGGGACATCGGGTGGAGATGCTGGATGAGGCctcaaagaagaagaagaagaaactgAGAAATGTTCTTCAGAAACTGACAACAAAGAGAGAAGTGACTGAAGAAAGAGTCCGGAGTCTGGAGGAGCGCTGGAGAAAAGCTCAAGGAAAAGCAGCTGGAGAAGCCGAGAGAGTCActgccctgtgtacagacatcaggagacgggtggacgacctggagaagaaggtcctgagtgagatctccaggcaggaaaaggaagagtcactgtcactgtctgctctgatccatcagctggaaataaagaaggacgagctgtccaggaagatgagacacattgaggagctgtgtaacatgacggatccactgactgtcttacaggatcCAGACAtcggtgacttgtgtgatcctgaggaggagggaggtattgaggacacagggggacatgataaacagccccatgatggagatgacctggatgtggctgtgatctcacacacattacacacattatgtGAGGTAATATCAGGTATAAGGAGCGGGATATATGTGGAGGATCCTGtagacatattactggatgtaaccACAGCTGGTATTAATGtccttatatcagacgacctgaaaactgcGAGCTGGACAGAAGAGAAGCAGAAACGTCCAGAAAGAGCAGGGAGATTCCAGTATAATCAGGTGATGAGCAGGAGaggatttacctcaggacgacattactgggatgtgaAGATCAGTAGATCAGGGGGTTGGAGTGTAGGGATGTGTTATCCCAGTATAGACAGGAGGGGGCGTCAGTCACTGTTTGGAGATAATAACAAGTCCTGGAGTTTGGGGAGATATAATAATCAATATTCAGTGATACATGATAGTAAAGTGATCCTGTTACCTGACAAGATCTCCAGTTATAGAGTCAGGATATTTCTGGATTATGAcgccgggcagttgtccttttatgatctgtgtgaccccatcagacacttataCACCTTCACTGCCGCCTTTACCGAGCCCCTTCATGCTGCATTTTATGTAGATTTCTCATTATTTTTAGAAGATGGCTGGATTAGACTTTGCAGTTGA